A stretch of DNA from Alteromonas gilva:
TGGCAAAGTATTGGCTCAGTGCAGGCATTAAGCGTTTATGACACGCCGTTTCAGGGTGCCGCCACATTATTAAAACGCATTGAAGATGTTGTACTGAGCGTGATTATTTTAAGTTTTTTAATGATTCCGATGGCCCTTATTGCCTTAGCAGTAAAATTAACCTCTAAAGGCCCGGTAATATTTAAACAACACCGGTATGGATTAGACGGCAGACCGATCACTGTGTATAAGTTTCGTTCGATGACCACGCAGGATAACGGTGAGGAGGTTAAACAGGCAACCAAAGATGATCCAAGAATTACCCGGATCGGCGCTTTTATTCGTAAAACTTCCCTCGACGAACTCCCTCAGTTTTTTAATGTACTGCAGGGGCGTATGTCAATTGTTGGCCCGCGCCCTCATGCGGTGGCACACAACGAGCAATACCGTAAAATTATAAAAGGCTATATGTTGCGCCATAAAGTAAAGCCCGGGATCACCGGCTGGGCGCAGGTTAACGGACTACGCGGCGAAACCGAAATTATTGGTAAAATGGTGAAGCGGGTTGAGTATGATCTCGATTATATTCACCGCTGGTCAGTTTGGCTGGATATAAAAATTATCGCCATGACAGTAGTAAACGGTTTTGTAAATAAAAATGCCTATTAGCGGCAATGGGCTAAAGTAGTTTGCTGTGGTAAAGCGGCATGGCTAAACATTAGCGCCAGCAAAACCTCGGCAGTTAACGTAAAAAAGAAAGGGCCTTAACATGGCACACGCAGCAGCGGTTCATATACTGGTTAAAACAGAGCGCGAAGCACTCGATTTGCTTAAACAACTCAAATTAAAAAATGGCAAAAACTTTGCGGCACTGGCAAAAAAACATTCGATTTGCCCGTCAGGTAAACGGGGCGGCGATTTGGGGGAGTTCAGGCGCGGCCAAATGGTAAAACAGTTTGACGATGTTGTGTTTAAAAAAGAGCTGCTTACTATTCATGGTCCGGTTAAGACCAGGTTTGGCTATCACCTTATTAAAACGCTGTACCGCAGCAACTAAACGCCCCGGCTACGGCAGAATATTGTTGCCCGATTCGGGCGCTCTGGCCTCTTCGGCCTGACGCCTGATATTGCTGTTCTCACTCGATACATCATCATGCGCTGCATCAACGCTCTTCTCCTGAGACGGTTGAGAGGGCCGGGGCGGTTGAGTTGTTGGTACGCTTGATGTGTCTGATTCATTATGAGGAGTGGGCGGTAGCTTACCGTCACCGATCAGCGACACCGGCACACCGTCAGGAAAGACTATCTCCCGTGCGTCATCCGGCATGCTAATGCCGTGAGCGTTAAACGCAGACACCAGATCGCGCATTAAAACTGAGGCCATTTTTAATACACTGGTGTTTTCTACATTTATCCAAAAATACACTTTTAAATTGAGGGTAGCTGAAGCGAGCTGATCGACAAGTACCAGTGGCTCAGGATCCTCTAACACGTGAGGGTGTTTACTAATAAGGTTGAGCGCCAGCTGTTGCGCCTGCTGACAGTCAGCGTCGTAGCCAATGCCAATCACAAACTGGCCACGCATTTTGGGGTTTGCCGTGAGGTTTTTAATGGTGCCTTTGTAGATCACCGCATTGGGTATCTGAATATGGTTACCGTCGAAATCAACCAGGGTTGTAGCCCGGGTAGTCACCTTCTGCACAACGCCAACGTGGCTGTTAATTTGCACTACATCATCAATACGAAAGGGTCTTTGTATCGTCAGTAGCAGACTGGCAATCATGTTTTCGGCAATATCCCTGAACGCAAACCCCAGAATTAAGCCAAGTACACCGGTACCGCTCATGATTGCTACCGCAAAGTCGGTCAGGCCGGCCAGTTTTAAAAACAGGTATATGGCAAAAAGTATTAAAAACAGCGTAATGGCCCGCTGCGCCACTGAGCGTAACAGCGGGCTCGATGATAAGTAGGTCACCGGCCGTAAAACCAATCGGGAAACGCTGCCAGCCAGCCATACCGTGAGCAGTAAAATAGCCAGCCCAAGTCCCACGGCAGGCAGCTTGTCTACAAAGCTCTGCCATATGGCGCTGGTTGAAGAGATGATTTCACTGGTAGATGCTGACATCGCTTTATCGTCCCTGTTGGTTGGCGCGAGTGCTGTCTGCGCCGAAAATGCTATCTGTGCCGAGTAAAGTGGCGGCTGGTAAACCCATAGCACGAAGCTCCAGGATTTACGCTATTTACCACACAATATAGGCCTTATAACCACTTTTGTTAACATAAATACTGGCGGGAATGTTTTATAATAGCAAACGCTCGGTGGCGTAGTGTTTCATTAGTGAGGTGCTCCTCACGTTGAATGTGAACTGATGTGTGCAAAGAAGCGCTCTTGTACAGAACAATTCACATTTAATAAGTAGGTAAGTTATGAAACGAATAGTCGTAGTAGGCGGCGGTGCCGGGGGGCTTGAGTTAGTTACCCGGCTGAGTAAAACGCTGGGCAAACGTCAGCAGGCAGAGATCATCCTGGTCGATAGGAGTCGCACACACATCTGGAAGCCTTTACTGCATGAGGTTGCCGCCGGGGTAATTAACAAAGCCTCTGATGGCGTTGATTACCGCATGCATGCAGCGCAGCACCATTATCAGTTTCAGCTCGGTAACCTGAGCTTTATTGATCGCGAAAAGCAATCCATAGGCCTTGATGCGTTATTTGACGAAGACGGCGGTGAAATTCTCCCTGCGCGCACCATAGCTTATGACTACCTGGTACTGGCGATTGGTAGTGTAACCAATGACTTTGGTACACAAGGCGTCAGCGATTATTGCTATTGTCTTGATTCCCTCGACCAGGCGGAGCGGTTTCACCGTGCCTTGCTTAATCAGTTACTTAAAATTAATCAGGACGGCGTAACCAAAAATCATATTCATGTTGCCATTGTCGGCGCCGGTGCCACCGGTACTGAGCTTGCAGCGCAATTGCACCATGTGAGTAATCTGGCGCGGGCCTATGGCATGCCCGAGATGTCGGCAGATAAGCTAAAGGTGTCTATTCTGGAAGCCGGGCCGCGTATATTGCCAGCACTGCCCGAACGGATTGCAGCAGCGGCTCGTCAGGCTCTCACTAAACTGGGTATTGCCGTGCGAGAGAATACCCGGGTTAAACAGGTAGACAAGTCAGGCTTTGTCACCGCCGACGACAGCCGTATTGATGCGGATTTAATGGTCTGGTCGGCTGGCGTTAAAGCGCCTGATTTTTTGGCCGCGCTTAATGTGTTCGAGCTCAATAAGGCAAACCAGATACTGGTTACTCCGGCCCTGCAAAGTACTGTAGATAATAAAATTTTTGCCCTGGGCGACTGTTGTGGCGTGCAGCAAAAAGACGGTAGCTGGGTGCCACCACGCGCCCAATCTGCACACCAGATGGCCAGCTTGCTGGCAAAGAATCTGCAGAATCTGTTTATGCACAAGCCTCTGCAGTCTTACACCTACACCGACTATGGCTCACTGGTGCACTTAAGCAAGTACTCCACCGTGGGCAGTCTGATGGGCAAACTCAGTAACAGCAGCATGTTTGTTGAAGGGCGACTTGCCAAAATAGTGTATGTGTCGCTGTATAACATGCACCTGTTTGCCGTGCATGGCTGGTTTAAGGGCATGCTCATGCTGCTACTCAGAAAAGTCAATAATTGGGTGTCGCCCAAACTTAAACTGCACTAAACGGTGGTTGCTATGCGGTAAGTGGGTGTTTACCCACTTATCCGCTTACTAATTTTGCCGCGGCGGCTTTGTGACGGGCAAGCAGGCTTGCCATATCAAGGCCATTCACGGCGCCGTTGGTAACGCGCCACTGCCCGCCAATCATCACGTGTTCAGCGCGCTCCGCACCGCAGAGTATGAGAGCGGCGAGGGGATCGTGCGAACCACTAAAGCGAATATCATCGAGGCTGAAAAACGCCAGATCGGCCTGTTTATCAACAGCTATAACACCAATATCACTGCGCCCCAGCAGGCTGGCAGATCCCGCAGTGGCCCAGTTTATGACTTTTTCTGGTGTGATGGCCTCGGCGCCATACTTAAGGCGCTGCAGATACAGCGCCTGACGCGCTTCGTACATCATGTTTGACGCGTCGTTCGACGCTGAGCCATCCACACCTAAACCCACTGGCGAGCCGGCAGCGATTAAATCCAGGGTCGGGCAAATTCCCGACGCCAGGCGCATATTCGACACCGGGCAATGACAAATCCCCGTACCCGCCGCACCCAAACGCGCAATCTCTTCGGCATTAAAATGAATGCCGTGGGCCAGCCAGGTACGGTCGCTCAGCCAGCCAACGCTCTCCAGGTAATCCACGGTGCGCATACCAAAGGTTTGCAGGCAGAAGTCTTCTTCATCCAGGGTTTCGGCCAAATGAGTATGCAACCGCACGTCTTCACGCTTAGCCAGCATGGCACTTTCCTGCATGATTTCGCGCGTCACCGAAAACGGTGAGCAGGGTGCCAGGGCAATCTGAATGTGGGCGCCGTCGTGCCGTTGGTGGTACTGACTGATAAGACGTTCACTGTCGCGAATAATGGCTACGCCGGTTTGCACGGTGTGCTGTGGGGGCAGGCCGCCATCGTCTTCACCCAGACTCATTGAGCCACGGGTGAGCATGGCGCGCATACCGAGTTGTTTTACCACATCTACCTGCACATCAATGGCGTCGTCGAGGCCTTGAGGAAACAGGTAGTGGTGATCGGCGGCGGTAGTACAGCCAGATAATAAAAGTTCGGCCATGGCAACTTGCGTAGCCAGATGCAACGCCTCAGGTGTTAAGCGCGCCCATACCGGGTAGAGGGTTTTAAGCCAGGGGAAAAGTGGCTCATTTACTACCGGTGCCCAGGCGCGGGTGAGGGTTTGATAAAAATGGTGATGGGTATTAATAAGCCCCGGTAATATCACCAGGCCACTGGCGTCAAATACACTATCGCAACGCGTTTCTGGTGGTTGATTGTTAAACAACAATGTTTCGATGGTGTTGCCACACACCACTAAACCGGTCACCGGTTGGGATTGCTCAGGGGCATAAATATAAAGCGGGGATTTAATCCAGGTACGTTTTGGATCGGACATCTGTGATGGCTCCTATTTAACTAAAATGGGTAGGCCAGCTCAGTTATGCCCTGTCTGCTGATCCAGGGGAGTAATTACTCGAGTGCGATAATACCCTACTGATAAAAAATGAAAAACCCCGACACTAAGCCGGGGCACGCAAATTCAAGCAGGGGCATGTAAATTCAGTTTTTCAGCGCTGTTATTCTGCTAATTCAACGTGATCCTCTGGCACAAAAGCCGGGCTGACTACCGCGTAAAACACTAAGTCGCTGTGGGCTTTAAAACGGTATTTAACCTTCGGCGGAAGCAACACCACCGCGTTGGGGGTAAGCGGGTGCACCGTGTCGCCCACCGTCAGCTGACCACTGCCACTCATCACAATCACCACTTCGGTGTTTTCTTTGTTGTAACTCAGTGGCAGCTGTTCGCCAGCTTGCATTGTGACTTTGGCGACACTGGTAGCGGCGTTGACGACCGGACCGTTAAGGCCAATGATTTCTTCAATGCTAACGGGGGGAGTCGGGTTTTCCATACGGCCATCCTCTGAGAGCTGTTTGTCCTGATCAGGTCGAGTCAGTGCAATAATGCGCTGGGCCTGTTGCGGGTAGCGCTTAAGTAGTTCGTTACGTCGACCGGCTTTATAGTCGGCATATTCAAACCCCGGTGCCATTGTGGAGCCAAAAAACGTGTAGTCAGCAGCGGCACCTTCAAGGGGTTTTGCCCCCATCCATACACCTCGGGGTACCAACACCTGCGGCTGTTGACCCTGCGACAAATCATTACCGAGGATCACCACTTCGTCATGACCATCAGGGTATAACATCAGTATTTCGGCGGGGGCACCGCCATAGAAATGCCATATCTCATCTGTGTTGAGTCGGTGCATCGCCGAAAAATCGACGTGGGTCAGTAGCGATAAAATTGCGGTGTAGGCATAACGAGGGCCGTTGTAGCGCGCTGCGATAGGCCCTTTAATTTGTTCATCACTTTTTGCCGATTGCACAAACCATGGCCCTTCATGGGGAATATGCTGCATATTGAAATGCTGAATAATTTGCTGTGCTTCGGCAGACAGCGGCGACTCGTCAGTACTTTTGGCGCAAGGGCTTACAAGCAGTCCAAATAACGACGCGCATAAGAGAGAAAAGTATTTCATTGCAGTACCTTTATGATTGACAATATCCCTATGTTAATGGATGGTTCGTGTTTCTCTAATTGAAATTATTAAAAGTAATAGTTTTATAAAATGAAATCGCAGAATGCACCACTGTCCCGAATTGACATGAATTTGCTCCCGATACTGGATGTGTTATTAAACACCCAGAGCGTAGCCGATTCGGCCGAAGTGCTGTCGCTCAGTTCGCCAACGGTAAGCCGGGCGCTGGCGAAACTGCGAGAGGCTTTTCACGATCAGCTGTTGGTCCGGTCGGGACAGCGTCTGGTCAGAACCCCCAGGGCAGATGCTATTCGCGCTGAGCTCAAAACTATTCTCGCTCTCACCGAAGGGCTCACCTCCCGCCAGCTAAAGCCCGACATGGCAGTCAGCCAGCGCATTTTCAGAGTTCGCTGTGATGGCACATTCGCCGGTATCGTGAGTCGTTTGTTAATACCGCAGTTACAGCAGCACGCGCCCAGAACCGGCGTACACTTTATTGGCGAGTCACCGCGGGGAGATTTTCGCGCCGATGATGTTGACCTGGAGCTAAGCGGCCGGCGTGAATTTCCACCAGAAACCGTGGTCAAAAAGCTCGCCGAAGTGCCACTTGTAGGTGTTGTAGCAAAAACGCACCCGCTGTTAACAATGCCAGTAACCGAACAAGCAATGATGGCGTATCCGCATATCTTAGCGACCATACAATCAGAGTTCAGCCATGAACTCAATGCCTCGCTGGCGAGTTATGGCCTGCACCGCCGCGAGCAGTACATGGTGCCGAGCTTTTTTTCGGCGGCCTTAAGTGCCCAGGCATCAAACGGTATCGCAACAATGCCGGGTATCATTGCCCGGCAATTACATCAGATGCTCGATATGGCGCAACTGCGGCTGCCAGATTCTTTACCTCAGGCCGAGGTATTGTGTGCCTGGCATGTTAAATACCGTGATGACTACGAACATCAGTGGTTCAGAAAGCAGGTGTTTGAATGTGTGCAACGCATCGTCGATGCCAGTGAGTCCGCATCACCATAAGGGGCAATAAACTAAAGCTAACCGCGCCTGATTACCTGAGAAAATTATCTGCCGTGCAGTAATATCAGGCTTTACTGTGCAGCATCAAAAAAATGAATTTACGCATTAATGTAGGGAATACATGTCATTACGTATTAAACACTTAGAAAAACACTACAACAGTGTCACCGCGGTGAGCCAATTGTCATTCGATGTGCAGCCCGGTGAGATTTTTGCCTTACTTGGCCCTAATGGTGCAGGCAAATCGTCGCTGGTGAAAATGCTGGTGGGGTTTACGCATCCTGATGCGGGCTCAATCGAACTGCTCGAAGACGGTAACCGCTATGCGGCAATCCCCTCGCACTTGCTCGGCTATTTACCTGAAGACAGGGGCCTGTATCCGGAAAAAACCGTAAAGCAGAACCTGCAGTTTTTTGCCCGCTTACATGGCGTTGGTGAGCGTGATTTTACTGCGCGTTGCCAGCACTGGCTGACAAAGTTTAACCTCAGTGAGCGCGTAAATGCGCCGCTAAAATCGCTCTCCAAAGGCAATCAACAAAAAGTACAATTAATTACCGCTATTTTGCATAAACCGAAGTGGGTGATTTTAGATGAGCCTTTTTCGGGGCTTGATCCCATCAATCAGGAGTTGGTGGTGCAATTTCTCGCCGAGCTCAGGCAGCAAGGCATGACCGTTTTGCTCAGTGCGCACCAAATGGCCATGGTTGAAAAACTGGCCGACAGCGTATTGCTGTTAAACAAGGGGCAAAGTGTATTGTATGGCAAGCTGGGGGATATCTTTAGTGCCTATAACCGTAACATCATTGATGTCAGCTTTACGCAGACGGTTGAGCTTCAACACTTGACGCTGCTTAGCGATGATTACCAGTTCACGCATCAAGCCCCAACCCAACTTTCCATTTCGCTAAGTCAAACGCAGACGTTGAACCAATTGCTGCCGCTGTTACTGCAGATGGGGGATATCCGTGAACTTAAAAACCAATCTCAGTCGCTACATGCGATTTACTTACAAGCGGTGGCTGAGCACAACGCATGCGATCAACAAGGGGCGACAGTATGAGCAATAAGACGCCGGTAACGCGTGGCCAGATATGGACAGTGGCAAAGTGGGAGTTTCTACACTTTTTTAAACTAAAACAAGAGATTATTTCTAAGGTGGTGATGCTGCTCCTGGCCGCAGTGATTTACTTTTTTGCAACCAGCACCAGCGAACTTGCCGAGCAATACCGCATTGCGGTGAATGCTGATTTTCAGCCTGCCGGGCAAGTTGACAGCGCCTTTGATTTTATTAAGGTTGAAAATACCAGTGACGTCATCGACTCACTGGAGAGCGGCAGTGACTACGACGCCGTGTTAAAGTATGACCCCTTAACCCAGGGGTACACGCTCATTAGCGCCGAAAAAGACGCATGGCAAAATAC
This window harbors:
- a CDS encoding ABC transporter ATP-binding protein, which produces MSLRIKHLEKHYNSVTAVSQLSFDVQPGEIFALLGPNGAGKSSLVKMLVGFTHPDAGSIELLEDGNRYAAIPSHLLGYLPEDRGLYPEKTVKQNLQFFARLHGVGERDFTARCQHWLTKFNLSERVNAPLKSLSKGNQQKVQLITAILHKPKWVILDEPFSGLDPINQELVVQFLAELRQQGMTVLLSAHQMAMVEKLADSVLLLNKGQSVLYGKLGDIFSAYNRNIIDVSFTQTVELQHLTLLSDDYQFTHQAPTQLSISLSQTQTLNQLLPLLLQMGDIRELKNQSQSLHAIYLQAVAEHNACDQQGATV
- a CDS encoding NAD(P)/FAD-dependent oxidoreductase; the protein is MKRIVVVGGGAGGLELVTRLSKTLGKRQQAEIILVDRSRTHIWKPLLHEVAAGVINKASDGVDYRMHAAQHHYQFQLGNLSFIDREKQSIGLDALFDEDGGEILPARTIAYDYLVLAIGSVTNDFGTQGVSDYCYCLDSLDQAERFHRALLNQLLKINQDGVTKNHIHVAIVGAGATGTELAAQLHHVSNLARAYGMPEMSADKLKVSILEAGPRILPALPERIAAAARQALTKLGIAVRENTRVKQVDKSGFVTADDSRIDADLMVWSAGVKAPDFLAALNVFELNKANQILVTPALQSTVDNKIFALGDCCGVQQKDGSWVPPRAQSAHQMASLLAKNLQNLFMHKPLQSYTYTDYGSLVHLSKYSTVGSLMGKLSNSSMFVEGRLAKIVYVSLYNMHLFAVHGWFKGMLMLLLRKVNNWVSPKLKLH
- a CDS encoding 8-oxoguanine deaminase, which codes for MSDPKRTWIKSPLYIYAPEQSQPVTGLVVCGNTIETLLFNNQPPETRCDSVFDASGLVILPGLINTHHHFYQTLTRAWAPVVNEPLFPWLKTLYPVWARLTPEALHLATQVAMAELLLSGCTTAADHHYLFPQGLDDAIDVQVDVVKQLGMRAMLTRGSMSLGEDDGGLPPQHTVQTGVAIIRDSERLISQYHQRHDGAHIQIALAPCSPFSVTREIMQESAMLAKREDVRLHTHLAETLDEEDFCLQTFGMRTVDYLESVGWLSDRTWLAHGIHFNAEEIARLGAAGTGICHCPVSNMRLASGICPTLDLIAAGSPVGLGVDGSASNDASNMMYEARQALYLQRLKYGAEAITPEKVINWATAGSASLLGRSDIGVIAVDKQADLAFFSLDDIRFSGSHDPLAALILCGAERAEHVMIGGQWRVTNGAVNGLDMASLLARHKAAAAKLVSG
- a CDS encoding mechanosensitive ion channel family protein, with amino-acid sequence MSASTSEIISSTSAIWQSFVDKLPAVGLGLAILLLTVWLAGSVSRLVLRPVTYLSSSPLLRSVAQRAITLFLILFAIYLFLKLAGLTDFAVAIMSGTGVLGLILGFAFRDIAENMIASLLLTIQRPFRIDDVVQINSHVGVVQKVTTRATTLVDFDGNHIQIPNAVIYKGTIKNLTANPKMRGQFVIGIGYDADCQQAQQLALNLISKHPHVLEDPEPLVLVDQLASATLNLKVYFWINVENTSVLKMASVLMRDLVSAFNAHGISMPDDAREIVFPDGVPVSLIGDGKLPPTPHNESDTSSVPTTQPPRPSQPSQEKSVDAAHDDVSSENSNIRRQAEEARAPESGNNILP
- a CDS encoding LysR family transcriptional regulator, producing the protein MKSQNAPLSRIDMNLLPILDVLLNTQSVADSAEVLSLSSPTVSRALAKLREAFHDQLLVRSGQRLVRTPRADAIRAELKTILALTEGLTSRQLKPDMAVSQRIFRVRCDGTFAGIVSRLLIPQLQQHAPRTGVHFIGESPRGDFRADDVDLELSGRREFPPETVVKKLAEVPLVGVVAKTHPLLTMPVTEQAMMAYPHILATIQSEFSHELNASLASYGLHRREQYMVPSFFSAALSAQASNGIATMPGIIARQLHQMLDMAQLRLPDSLPQAEVLCAWHVKYRDDYEHQWFRKQVFECVQRIVDASESASP
- the ppiC gene encoding peptidylprolyl isomerase PpiC; this encodes MAHAAAVHILVKTEREALDLLKQLKLKNGKNFAALAKKHSICPSGKRGGDLGEFRRGQMVKQFDDVVFKKELLTIHGPVKTRFGYHLIKTLYRSN
- a CDS encoding cupin domain-containing protein; translation: MKYFSLLCASLFGLLVSPCAKSTDESPLSAEAQQIIQHFNMQHIPHEGPWFVQSAKSDEQIKGPIAARYNGPRYAYTAILSLLTHVDFSAMHRLNTDEIWHFYGGAPAEILMLYPDGHDEVVILGNDLSQGQQPQVLVPRGVWMGAKPLEGAAADYTFFGSTMAPGFEYADYKAGRRNELLKRYPQQAQRIIALTRPDQDKQLSEDGRMENPTPPVSIEEIIGLNGPVVNAATSVAKVTMQAGEQLPLSYNKENTEVVIVMSGSGQLTVGDTVHPLTPNAVVLLPPKVKYRFKAHSDLVFYAVVSPAFVPEDHVELAE